From the Thermococcus sp. 21S7 genome, the window AGGATACCGGAATATTCCTCACAGTATGCATTAGCGCTACCTATAATAGCCCCCTCTACAATAAAGCTGGCAATAGTCTCAACGGCAATAAGGATAAGCGGGAAAGTTGAAACTGGCAAACGGATTTTTGACTACATTAAAAATGCCAAGGTTGGTGTTAAACCGCCCGAAAAAATTGTAATCAATAGCGTTTTTATTAAAAGACTGAAGAAGAAGGATGGAATAGCCATTGGTGCCGAGGGAATTGGAAAAACGATTATTTTAGAGTCGAAAGCGAATAAAAGACTTATTATTAAGACAGATTCAGAGGTTCCTGTGTTTAAAATTGGAGGGAAATCAACAATAGGATATTACATCCCTGGAGAATTGGAAGTTAACATTAAAGACCAGACCATTAAAGTTTCTGAGTTAATCATTTGGGACAAGGACCTAAAGATCGTAAAAGCCGGTTCCGATGGATTTAGACCATTAAAGCTAACAAAAAACGAAGCAGAGGGATTGTCAAAAGATGAAAAAGAGAGAAAGAAAAGAGAACTTAAGGGACTAAAGACGAAACTTGAAGGTATGTATAAAGAAAAGCTGCAAACGTTCCTCTTTATGAATAAAGAAAAGTTCAAAGGGCGAGTACTATACCGTTCAGAAGAATTTACCCTCTATACCCTTTCTGGGAACTCACAAAGGTTCACAATAATAGAACCGAAGGACAAGAGAGAATTTATCTTTCAAAGTGCATCTACGTTGGCTTCCGGATTCCAAGAGAGCTTTGGCGTCAGAGAATACATACACTTCTCCGGAGACGTAGAGGTTTACATGGAACTGTCAGATGATGCTCCGAGAGACGTAACGCACTACGCAAAGCACATAAGATACCTTGGCACGAGTGATTCATTGGCATACGTGAAAAGCGTTGAACTCGTTGAGGAGCCCCCTCAAGAGGTGATATTCCCAGTTGCAATTTCTGAGATACTACCAGGTTCATACATCTACCCTGTGAAGGACTTTTCACCCAAAGCTACCTTTGAGCAGATCAACCCATATTCCTCAAAAAATCCTGGAAAGCCATATGAGACCAAATACTATCCCATAAGACTCTCCAGAAGGCCAGTAGAGGGTAGTAATTGGAAAGTCATTTTCATTTCTTAAATAATTTTACATGTCTGTTGGGGTGTTAAGGCAACTAAAAATGAGATTGTAATCAGTGTTACAGGTTTGTTTGTTACAAATAGATCTGTAATAAGCCGATCGCTCTGGAGGTTCGGGCATGAGTGAGTATCCCCTCGACGACCTCCTCATCACCGGCACGGAAATCAACTACCTCTTCATCTGCCCGACAAAGCTGTGGTACTTTACCAAAGGTATAACCATGGAGCAGGAGAGCGAGTGGGTTGACCTCGGCAGGTTCCTCCACGAGCAGCGCTATGCCAGCGAGGAGAAGGAAGTTCAAGTCGGGAGCATAAAGATTGACTTCATTCGGCGGGGCGATACCATAGAGGTCCACGAGGTCAAGCTCGGGAAAAGCATGGAGAAGGCCCACGAGATGCAGGCGCTCTACTACATCTACTACCTCAAAAAGCTCGGCATAAAGGCGAAGGCAATCCTGCATTATCCGAAGCTCAACGAGACGAAAGAAATAGCGCTCGACGGCAGGGAAGGTGAAATCGAGACGGCGATAAAGGAAGTCGAACGGATAAAATCACTACCCTTGCCACCAAGACCGGTCAAATCAAAGAAGTGCAAGAAGTGTGCCTACTACGAACTCTGCTGGGTTTGAGGTGGTGGTATGAGAAAGCGCTCCATAACCCTGCTCTCCGATGGAACGCTCTTCCGGAGGGAAAACACCCTCTACTTCGAGAACGAGAAAGGCAAAAAGCCCCTCGCCGTTGAGGGTGTCTACGACATCTACATCTACGGCCACGTGAACATAACCTCCCAGGCCCTCCATTTCTTGGCTCAGAGAGGAATAGCCGTGCACTTCTTCAACCACTACGGCTACTACGACGGGAGCTTTTACCCCAAGGAGAAGCTCCACTCCGGGGACCTCGTCATCAGGCAGGCCGAGCACTATCTCGACCGGGAGAAGCGCCTTGAGCTGGCGAGGCTCTTCGTTAAGGGAAGCGCCCTCAACATGGAGAAGAACCTGAGGCGCTGGAAGGTCGCCGATGGCTTCTCCAGTATGCTGGGGGAGCTGTTTGAGGAGCTTGAGGATGCCCGCAAAATAACAGAGGTCATGAACGTCGAGGCCCGGATAAGGCAGGAATACTACGCCCGCTGGGATGAACATCTTCCTGAGGGCTTCAAGATAGTCAAGCGCACTCGCAGACCGCCGGAGAACGAGATGAACGCCCTGATAAGCTTTCTGAATTCGAGACTCTACGCGACGATCGTGAGCGAGCTGTACAACACCCAGCTCGTCCCCACCGTCAGCTACCTCCACGAGCCGGGCGAAAGGCGCTTTTCACTAGCCCTCGACCTGAGCGAGATATTCAAACCGATTATAGCCGACAGGATAGCCAACAGGCTCGTGAAACAGGGGATTATCAAGAAGGAACACTTCAGGGAGGAGCTCAACGGGATTCTGCTCACGAAAGAAGGCATGAGAAAAGTGACGGAGACATACAACGCTGAGCTGCGGAAGAGCGTGAGGCATCCGGGCCTAAAAAAGAACGTCACAAAGCAGAGGCTGATAAGGCTTGAGGCATACAAACTCATGCGCCATTTCGTTGGAGTCGCCAGGTATGAGCCGCTGGTGGCGTGGTTCTGAGGTGATGTCCATGGGTGAGGTGGAGGAGTTCGCGAAGAGGCTTGAAAACTACCTGAGGTACGGCAACCCGAGGGGACCAAAGAGGAGCATGCCTATAACGCAGCTATCCTTTTGCCCGCTTAAACTTGCCCTGAGCCTGCGCTTTGACGTCCGCTATTTTGGAACCAAGAACGACGGCCAGATTTTGGGGACGGTGCTACACGCCGGACTGATGGACACGATAGTCAATTCCTGGGACTACCTGAAGGGCAATCTACAGGAGAAACCGCTCGTCGAGGTCCCGGTTCAGTACGAACTTGAGGACGGGTGGGTTCTGAGCGGGCGGGCCGACCTGGTCGTCGGAAAGCACGTCTTCGAGTTCAAGTTCCTTCACGAATACCCCTACGAGGGAATCCCCGAGGGCATCGAGGGGCCAGATGAAATACCCGATGACAGCGTGGTGATAGCGTACGTCGAACAGCTGAACGCGTACCTCCACATGCTTCCCAACGTTGAAGTCGGGCACCTATGGGTGTTCAACCGGAATAGCCTCGTGCCGTGGAAAAAGATACCTGTGAAGAAGGACGAAGAAATGTTCAAAGAGTTATTACAGCGCGCCAGAGACGTCATAAATCTCGTTGAGGACCTTGAGAATGGAGAAGTCCCAGAAAGGCCCGAGCCGAGGTTCGGCTGGGAGTGCAAGAACTGCATCTTCAGGCCGATATGTTCTGCAATCACAGAGAGGGCGCCTAGATGATGTCCTCCATCGGATTCTTCTCCGTTCCAAAGACGTCGCGGAGGGGCTGTGAGCGGAGGCGGTAGATTACAACGGAGTCCTCGTCCTCGTCTATTATTTCCTTCAGCCCTGCTTTAATGCGCTCGTACTCTGCCCTGGTAACCTCGCCCTCAAAGACGCTGTTCTGAACCCAGTGAAGGTGCTGGCGGAGGAACTTCTTGACCCTGTTCACTCTCTTTACGGCCACGTCGTAGACTATAACTACGTACATCCTCTCACCGGAGGAAATACTAAAAAGGGCTTTTAGGAGTTGCGATTGTGCAGTATCATATTCAAATGTCCAAAATACATCAAAACTCGGGATCTGAGGAGTATAATCAAAAATACATGCCGGTTAAGCCTCAGAAAGCCTTGAATAACATCAGGTTAGTATGTAACGTTTTGTTATTATCTCTTGTGGGGATATGACGAAATTTTTTCGGGATTCATGGAAAAGCCGCGAGTGCTCTCTAATACGTCCACATATTGATGAAATAAGATATCTGGCTAATTAACGCAGAAACACTTATACTCTAAGCTAATAGGCCTTCAAAAAAGCGCAGGAACTCATAAGAACATAGAAGGTCCAGCTCAAACAGGCCCGTGTTTTTCCATAATGGGGAAATGGAACCCCAACTAAACCTTGGATTAAAGACTTCGGAAGGCCGTCCAAAGCCCCCTCTAAAGAAAGGCTTATAAAAATAAACGCACCTTATTCTTTTATAGGGCAAAAGAAAGCAAAAACCGCCCTGTTGCAATAAGACTCTAGGAGAATTGAAAGGAAAAGTGATAATTGACAACGACTACAACGGGAAAACGTTGCAATAAGACTCTAGGAGAATTGAAAGGACAATTAGATCGACATAGTCATTAACCTCAATAGAAGTTGCAATAAGACTCTAGGAGAATTGAAAGTCAAACTCGAACGCATTCAGAATCTTCCCTGAAACCAGTTGCAATAAGACTCTAGGAGAATTGAAAGTAACGGTCCGTGTCAAGAATGATTCAGATAGTCCCTTCGTTGCAATAAGACTCTAGGAGAATTGAAAGTGGCAAGGGTGTAGAGGCTCTTGTGGTATGATAAGTGTTGCAATAAGACTCTAGGAGAATTGAAAGCCGGGTCCCTGGTTAGCTTGCGAGCCATCCTCAGGGTTGCAATAAGACTCTAGGAGAATTGAAAGACGAAGCCTCTGGAGGAGGTGAGGGATGACCCCTCAGCGTTGCAATAAGACTCTAGGAGAATTGAAAGAGGGCCGGCTCGTTAGGGTCGGCATCTATACTTTCCGCGTTGCAATAAGACTCTAGGAGAATTGAAAGAAGCATAGGAAGATAATCGTGAAGATGATAGAGGCCGTTGCAATAAGACTCTAGGAGAATTGAAAGGGAGAACAAACCGGGCTTGTATGACAGAGTTTCAACGTTGCAATAAGACTCTAGGAGAATTGAAAGGGGAGCGAGCTCGGCGACATAACGGAGCTGATAAAGGTTGCAATAAGACTCTAGGAGAATTGAAAGGAAGAGGTCGAGGTTCCTGTCCCGGTCGCACACCTGCCGTTGCAATAAGACTCTAGGAGAATTGAAAGATGACTTCCACGTGTCGTAGTCCTTTACGCCGGCCTGTTGCAATAAGACTCTAGGAGAATTGAAAGACTCCCAAAATGTTATTTTCCGACCCTTTTGGGTTTTGTTGCAATAAGACTCTAGGAGAATTGAAAGTCAACCTATTCAGCACAGGCTTTGTTTCCGGGAGGGAGTTGCAATAAGACTCTAGGAGAATTGAAAGCCTCGCTAACGAAGACTTTGCCAGAGAGTTCGGCAGGGTTGCAATAAGACTCTAGGAGAATTGAAAGCTCGGAGATCTTATTGTGTATGCAATATTTCCTCAACGTTGCAATAAGACTCTAGGAGAATTGAAAGTTTTCCGTGTTACTGACTGAAGGATTTTTTTGTCTACAGTTGCAATAAGACTCTAGGAGAATTGAAAGGCCTTGACAGTGCCCGGCGCCTGAACGTTCCAGTCGGTTGCAATAAGACTCTAGGAGAATTGAAAGATAACCCGCCAAATTTTGCCAGCGGGTGGCTGAATGAGTTGCAATAAGACTCTAGGAGAATTGAAAGGGTAACTGAACGGCTGGACCCAGGGCTGCCCCTGCTTGAGTTGCAATAAGACTCTAGGAGAATTGAAAGCTTATCGGTGAGCGTACGTATATCTGGTTCGGTAAAGTTGCAATAAGACTCTAGGAGAATTGAAAGCCGCCCGTGGCGGTGATAGCCGACGTCAGGGTCATCAAGTTGCAATAAGACTCTAGGAGAATTGAAAGCGTTTCTATGTAGTACGGTAGCTTCGTCCGGGTTCCCGTTGCAATAAGACTCTAGGAGAATTGAAAGCCCAGAGGACGCGGAAGATGCCGTCGCGGACGCCTGGG encodes:
- the cas5 gene encoding CRISPR-associated protein Cas5; amino-acid sequence: MTKWLKLVVHFPSFYSYRIPEYSSQYALALPIIAPSTIKLAIVSTAIRISGKVETGKRIFDYIKNAKVGVKPPEKIVINSVFIKRLKKKDGIAIGAEGIGKTIILESKANKRLIIKTDSEVPVFKIGGKSTIGYYIPGELEVNIKDQTIKVSELIIWDKDLKIVKAGSDGFRPLKLTKNEAEGLSKDEKERKKRELKGLKTKLEGMYKEKLQTFLFMNKEKFKGRVLYRSEEFTLYTLSGNSQRFTIIEPKDKREFIFQSASTLASGFQESFGVREYIHFSGDVEVYMELSDDAPRDVTHYAKHIRYLGTSDSLAYVKSVELVEEPPQEVIFPVAISEILPGSYIYPVKDFSPKATFEQINPYSSKNPGKPYETKYYPIRLSRRPVEGSNWKVIFIS
- the cas4 gene encoding CRISPR-associated protein Cas4, which codes for MSEYPLDDLLITGTEINYLFICPTKLWYFTKGITMEQESEWVDLGRFLHEQRYASEEKEVQVGSIKIDFIRRGDTIEVHEVKLGKSMEKAHEMQALYYIYYLKKLGIKAKAILHYPKLNETKEIALDGREGEIETAIKEVERIKSLPLPPRPVKSKKCKKCAYYELCWV
- the cas1b gene encoding type I-B CRISPR-associated endonuclease Cas1b — encoded protein: MRKRSITLLSDGTLFRRENTLYFENEKGKKPLAVEGVYDIYIYGHVNITSQALHFLAQRGIAVHFFNHYGYYDGSFYPKEKLHSGDLVIRQAEHYLDREKRLELARLFVKGSALNMEKNLRRWKVADGFSSMLGELFEELEDARKITEVMNVEARIRQEYYARWDEHLPEGFKIVKRTRRPPENEMNALISFLNSRLYATIVSELYNTQLVPTVSYLHEPGERRFSLALDLSEIFKPIIADRIANRLVKQGIIKKEHFREELNGILLTKEGMRKVTETYNAELRKSVRHPGLKKNVTKQRLIRLEAYKLMRHFVGVARYEPLVAWF
- a CDS encoding PD-(D/E)XK nuclease family protein — its product is MSMGEVEEFAKRLENYLRYGNPRGPKRSMPITQLSFCPLKLALSLRFDVRYFGTKNDGQILGTVLHAGLMDTIVNSWDYLKGNLQEKPLVEVPVQYELEDGWVLSGRADLVVGKHVFEFKFLHEYPYEGIPEGIEGPDEIPDDSVVIAYVEQLNAYLHMLPNVEVGHLWVFNRNSLVPWKKIPVKKDEEMFKELLQRARDVINLVEDLENGEVPERPEPRFGWECKNCIFRPICSAITERAPR
- the cas2 gene encoding CRISPR-associated endonuclease Cas2; translated protein: MYVVIVYDVAVKRVNRVKKFLRQHLHWVQNSVFEGEVTRAEYERIKAGLKEIIDEDEDSVVIYRLRSQPLRDVFGTEKNPMEDII